From Sphingomonas nostoxanthinifaciens, a single genomic window includes:
- a CDS encoding HpcH/HpaI aldolase/citrate lyase family protein, whose amino-acid sequence MTHIAPIRSALFLPASNARAVAKARTLACDLVILDLEDAVAEGDKAEARAAAVAASNENWGDRLLAVRLNGAESNWHDADLAAVARLPGLDLIVLPKVDDPLAVRHVGERAGMPILAMIETAAGVYAARQIAAEHAVAGLIAGVNDLAAALRIPVGAGRAALEPSLHLILLAARAAGKLALDGVYNRLDDAEGFAADARAGQRAGFDGKSLIHPDQIEPCNRLFVPSEADIEEARALVAAATGGAERFRGRMIETLHVDSARTLLARADVA is encoded by the coding sequence ATGACCCATATCGCGCCGATCCGCTCCGCTTTGTTCCTGCCGGCCTCGAACGCGCGGGCGGTGGCCAAGGCGCGGACGCTCGCCTGCGATCTCGTCATCCTCGATCTGGAAGACGCCGTGGCCGAGGGGGACAAGGCCGAGGCGCGCGCCGCCGCGGTGGCGGCGTCGAACGAGAATTGGGGCGATCGGCTGCTCGCGGTGCGGTTGAACGGCGCGGAGAGCAACTGGCACGATGCCGATCTCGCGGCGGTGGCGCGCCTGCCCGGGCTCGACCTGATCGTGCTGCCGAAGGTCGACGATCCGCTCGCCGTGCGCCATGTCGGCGAGCGGGCGGGCATGCCGATATTGGCGATGATCGAGACCGCCGCCGGGGTCTATGCCGCGCGCCAGATCGCCGCGGAGCATGCCGTGGCCGGGCTGATCGCGGGGGTGAACGACCTTGCCGCCGCGCTGCGCATTCCGGTCGGGGCGGGGCGCGCGGCGCTGGAGCCTTCGCTCCACCTGATCCTATTGGCCGCGCGCGCGGCGGGCAAGCTGGCGCTGGACGGTGTCTACAACCGGCTGGACGATGCCGAAGGGTTCGCCGCCGACGCCAGGGCCGGGCAGCGCGCCGGCTTCGACGGCAAGTCGCTGATCCACCCCGACCAGATCGAACCGTGCAACCGGCTGTTCGTGCCGAGCGAGGCCGACATCGAGGAAGCGCGTGCGCTGGTGGCGGCGGCGACCGGCGGCGCGGAGCGGTTTCGCGGTCGAATGATCGAAACATTGCACGTCGATAGCGCCCGAACGCTGCTGGCACGCGCCGACGTGGCCTAG